In Phormidium yuhuli AB48, one genomic interval encodes:
- a CDS encoding FHA domain-containing protein, translating into MITIFLIHPTQAEPIRSWTFKQDSVVRVGRSKENDVVIHGSLVSRRHLELWNHQGHWQLINFGANGTFVEGKPVHQSPVDDGMIIRLGSTGPRLQLRLDFQPEHQTAKDYLTAHPVDP; encoded by the coding sequence GTGATCACGATTTTTCTGATTCATCCAACTCAAGCTGAACCCATCCGCAGTTGGACCTTCAAGCAAGACTCCGTTGTGCGGGTGGGGCGCTCCAAAGAGAATGATGTCGTGATTCACGGTTCTCTAGTTTCCCGCCGTCACCTGGAACTTTGGAATCACCAGGGTCACTGGCAACTGATTAATTTTGGTGCCAATGGCACTTTTGTTGAAGGGAAACCCGTTCATCAGTCACCAGTCGATGATGGAATGATCATTCGTTTAGGGTCAACGGGGCCACGCTTACAACTGCGCCTAGATTTTCAGCCAGAACACCAGACCGCCAAGGATTACCTAACGGCCCATCCCGTTGACCCTTAA
- a CDS encoding aldehyde dehydrogenase: MTLTPTQVSSLAAERLQQQRQFFASGQSQDVQFRLEQLQRLKDAIQERSAAIVEAVHADLGRPEFEAYFEIAAIAEVNYAIKHLKSWVKPQTIRTGLDQFPSRGRIYPEPLGVVLIISPWNYPFQLSISPLVGAIAAGNCAIVKPSELSPHTSHVIRELIEATFDPAYVSCLEGGVETSQDLLAQRFDHIFFTGSTRIGKIVMAAAAEHLTPVTLELGGKSPCIVDAEVNLPVAAKRLTWGKFVNAGQTCIAPDYLLVDRRCKDELLAQIKGYLQEFFGENPAESPDLGRLVSQQHFDRVAAFLNNGTVVAGGTCDRSQRYIAPTVLDGITWDDPIMQEEIFGPILPVLTYDRLEEAIAQINARPKPLALYIFSNRKAVQQQVLQQTSSGGVCVNDTIMQLAVPELPFGGVGASGLGKYHGKASFDGFSHYKSVLNKGLWFDLNWRYAPYQGKLGLIKRVIGV, from the coding sequence ATGACCCTAACCCCAACCCAAGTCTCATCCCTAGCCGCCGAACGGTTGCAGCAGCAGCGGCAATTTTTTGCCAGCGGTCAATCCCAAGATGTCCAGTTTCGTCTTGAGCAGCTCCAACGGCTCAAAGACGCTATCCAAGAGCGTAGCGCCGCCATTGTTGAAGCCGTCCATGCCGATTTGGGTCGTCCAGAATTTGAGGCTTACTTTGAAATTGCGGCCATCGCCGAAGTCAACTATGCCATCAAACATCTAAAATCCTGGGTCAAACCCCAAACCATCCGAACTGGCCTGGATCAGTTTCCCTCCCGAGGACGGATTTACCCTGAACCCCTGGGGGTGGTGCTGATTATCTCCCCCTGGAACTATCCCTTTCAACTGAGTATTAGTCCCCTCGTCGGGGCGATCGCCGCCGGAAACTGCGCCATCGTCAAACCCTCAGAACTCTCCCCCCATACCTCCCACGTTATCCGAGAGTTAATCGAAGCCACCTTCGACCCCGCCTATGTGAGTTGCTTAGAGGGAGGCGTCGAGACCAGTCAAGATCTGCTGGCCCAACGCTTCGACCATATTTTCTTCACCGGTAGCACTCGTATCGGCAAGATTGTTATGGCGGCCGCCGCCGAGCATTTAACCCCCGTCACCCTGGAACTGGGAGGAAAAAGTCCCTGTATTGTCGATGCTGAAGTGAATCTCCCCGTGGCCGCTAAACGGCTGACCTGGGGCAAATTCGTCAACGCGGGACAGACCTGCATCGCCCCTGACTATCTCCTGGTTGATCGCCGTTGTAAGGACGAGCTGCTAGCGCAGATTAAAGGCTACCTTCAAGAGTTCTTTGGGGAAAATCCAGCCGAGAGTCCCGATTTAGGACGGTTAGTGAGTCAACAGCATTTCGATCGCGTCGCCGCCTTCCTCAATAACGGAACCGTCGTCGCGGGGGGAACCTGCGATCGCAGCCAACGCTACATCGCCCCCACCGTTCTGGATGGGATTACCTGGGATGACCCGATTATGCAGGAGGAAATCTTCGGACCGATTCTGCCTGTGTTAACCTATGACCGTTTAGAAGAGGCGATCGCCCAAATTAACGCCCGCCCCAAACCCCTGGCCCTGTACATCTTCTCCAACCGTAAAGCCGTGCAACAGCAAGTTTTGCAACAGACCTCCTCTGGGGGAGTTTGCGTCAACGATACCATTATGCAATTAGCCGTCCCAGAACTGCCCTTTGGGGGAGTCGGTGCGAGTGGTCTTGGCAAGTATCATGGAAAGGCCAGTTTTGATGGCTTTAGCCATTACAAAAGCGTGCTGAACAAAGGCCTCTGGTTCGACCTCAACTGGCGTTATGCCCCCTATCAGGGCAAACTCGGACTCATTAAACGAGTGATTGGTGTCTAA
- a CDS encoding RNA polymerase sigma factor SigF, whose translation MTIQESRELKHESLELLQQFQKTPSTELRNQLVQLNIGLVRKEVHHWLKQCNETYDDLLQVGCLGLIRAIERFEMSKGHAFSSFAIPYIRGEIQHYLRDRSPSMRVPRQWLTLHRQAKKVIRQLNSELKRTPTDEEIAEALDIPVGEWLDIQLALQNRSPLSLDAPVAEAEDQGTSLGSTVTDRQYRSFQLAEEDRILLQQGLAKLESGTCKVLEFVFLQDLTQKETADRLGISAVTVSRRVKKGLSTLQRLMQENDR comes from the coding sequence ATGACGATTCAAGAATCCAGGGAACTAAAACACGAGAGCCTGGAACTGCTGCAACAGTTCCAAAAAACTCCATCTACCGAACTGCGTAACCAATTGGTGCAACTGAACATCGGTTTAGTGCGCAAAGAGGTTCATCATTGGCTCAAACAATGCAATGAGACCTACGACGACCTCCTCCAGGTGGGCTGCCTAGGTTTAATTCGGGCGATTGAGCGTTTTGAAATGAGTAAAGGTCATGCCTTTAGCTCCTTTGCCATTCCCTACATCCGAGGGGAAATTCAGCATTATCTGCGCGATCGCAGTCCCTCAATGCGAGTCCCTCGCCAATGGCTGACACTCCATCGCCAAGCTAAAAAAGTCATCCGCCAGCTCAACAGTGAACTCAAGCGGACTCCCACCGACGAAGAAATCGCCGAAGCCCTTGATATCCCAGTGGGGGAATGGCTAGACATCCAACTGGCCCTGCAAAATCGCTCTCCCTTAAGCTTAGATGCCCCCGTTGCCGAGGCCGAGGATCAGGGAACCTCCCTTGGCTCAACGGTAACCGATCGCCAATATCGCAGTTTCCAACTGGCGGAAGAAGACCGGATTCTGCTGCAACAGGGCCTGGCCAAACTCGAATCGGGAACTTGCAAGGTCTTAGAATTTGTCTTTCTGCAAGACCTGACCCAGAAAGAAACTGCCGATCGCCTGGGAATTAGCGCCGTCACCGTCTCTCGCCGGGTTAAAAAAGGACTCAGCACCCTGCAACGGCTCATGCAAGAGAATGACCGCTAA
- a CDS encoding MBL fold metallo-hydrolase produces MELTYLDSNSWLLDFNGCRILLDPWLVGPLVFGNSPWLFKGTRPIERPIPGDIDVILLSQGLPDHAHPPTLEQLGRSLPVVGSAGAAKVARGLGYEEVVALSQRQIYTWGDRLQIQAFPGSPIGPTTVENAYVISDLQAGTSLYYEPHGNHSSLLKDLPPIDVAIAPLVNLELPLVGPFIKGKESALELVQWIKPQYILPTAAGGDVNFEGLLVSILKASGTPEEFQDCLRERQLQTDVINPVPWTATTLSLARSMESKSS; encoded by the coding sequence ATGGAACTAACCTATCTAGATAGCAACTCTTGGCTGCTGGACTTCAACGGCTGTCGAATTCTCTTAGATCCTTGGTTGGTGGGGCCGTTGGTGTTTGGCAATAGCCCCTGGTTATTTAAGGGCACTCGTCCCATTGAACGGCCGATCCCCGGTGATATTGATGTAATTCTATTATCCCAGGGACTCCCAGATCATGCCCATCCCCCTACATTGGAACAACTGGGGCGAAGCCTACCGGTGGTGGGATCGGCAGGTGCTGCGAAGGTGGCGCGGGGGTTAGGCTATGAGGAGGTGGTGGCTCTATCCCAGCGGCAAATCTACACCTGGGGCGATCGCCTACAAATCCAAGCCTTCCCCGGCTCTCCCATTGGTCCAACAACCGTAGAAAATGCCTATGTGATCAGTGATTTACAGGCAGGAACGTCCTTATATTACGAGCCTCATGGCAATCATAGCTCCTTGTTGAAAGATCTCCCCCCGATTGACGTGGCGATCGCCCCCTTGGTGAACCTGGAACTTCCCCTGGTGGGGCCGTTTATTAAGGGGAAGGAGAGCGCCCTGGAATTGGTGCAATGGATTAAGCCCCAATACATTTTACCAACCGCCGCCGGAGGTGATGTGAATTTTGAGGGGCTATTGGTGTCCATTCTCAAGGCCTCGGGAACCCCAGAAGAGTTCCAAGACTGTTTACGGGAGCGTCAACTACAAACGGACGTGATTAACCCAGTTCCCTGGACTGCGACGACCTTATCACTGGCGCGATCGATGGAATCCAAATCTTCCTAG
- a CDS encoding cation:proton antiporter domain-containing protein, which yields MDSLFNFSLPAEDPVLIFSICMAVILIAPLLFERINLPGVTGPIVAGVVLGPSVLNVLEQGQALTLLGNVGLLYIMFLAGLEIDMTQFLRHRDRSLVFGLITFTIPQTLGTIIFRLMGFDWLASILIASMFASHTLVAYPIISRLGIIKNNAVTTTVGGTILTDTVALLLLVVVARSSQGDLDAQFWITLGLALILYVTAILYLLPPLARWFFRNIGSNNKPAFVFVITTLFVFSYLADAIGIEKILGAFLVGLTLNRLIPERSRLMSRIQFFGDGFIIPFFLIFIGLLVDVSVLASGMTAWIVMGAMLATNVGTKWIASMVTRKIYNYSHAEGMVMFGLSTCEAAATLAATLVGYELGIIGDDVLNGVVMMIFATCILGPSIVEYYGRQVAQQDHSHNFQPRNTPQRILVPLANPATSDALIEVTALLRDHKSNEAIVPLTVVTTQPDDDRENAESNVAKAERLLAHAVVHAAEMDLTVNPVTRIAANPAVGMVEAALERRTSDIVIGWNGKQSPEQRIFGGVIDQMLEQTSQQVWVCKLDSPLNTYGRITVILPPLIDYMPGFYEAARSLKHFATQLGVTLNVVTSEESQRQIRQCLETIPLKIETTFTPAATWRDSLKDTDLVVLVSARLGTIAHTGQLEQLPRELAASRASFLVLYPSQREAVVYDVHPPQSPLALFDPQRVQLGLTTSSYEKTVEALLSTAIAKDNPKHWSVLKALVYDDVGYASEILPGMIISHARVPKLDRTLMFMATHPTGVHHEQSAQSIHVVVLLLSPSKVSSQDHLAQLAEIARYLSHVTNLDQVIASQQPEQLQSLFQVRRTTAI from the coding sequence ATGGACTCTTTGTTTAACTTTTCCCTGCCTGCCGAAGATCCGGTGCTAATCTTTAGCATCTGTATGGCGGTAATTTTAATTGCCCCGCTGCTATTTGAACGGATTAACTTACCGGGGGTAACTGGGCCCATTGTGGCTGGAGTTGTCCTTGGCCCCAGCGTTCTGAATGTCCTAGAGCAAGGCCAAGCCTTAACTCTATTGGGTAATGTGGGCTTACTTTATATCATGTTTCTGGCGGGGCTAGAAATTGACATGACGCAATTCCTGCGTCACCGCGATCGCAGCCTAGTTTTTGGTCTAATCACCTTTACCATTCCCCAAACCTTGGGGACGATTATCTTCCGATTAATGGGGTTTGACTGGTTGGCATCCATCTTGATTGCCAGCATGTTTGCATCCCATACCCTGGTTGCTTACCCGATTATTAGTCGGTTGGGAATCATCAAAAACAATGCAGTAACCACCACTGTCGGCGGCACTATCTTGACAGATACCGTTGCGCTGTTGCTGTTGGTGGTGGTTGCGCGCTCCTCCCAAGGAGACCTAGACGCCCAGTTTTGGATCACCCTAGGCTTAGCGCTAATCCTCTATGTCACCGCCATTCTCTATTTACTGCCGCCCTTAGCTCGCTGGTTCTTTCGTAATATCGGCAGCAACAATAAACCGGCTTTTGTCTTTGTGATTACCACTCTCTTTGTCTTCTCCTATCTAGCCGATGCTATTGGCATTGAGAAGATCTTAGGAGCCTTTTTAGTGGGACTTACCCTGAATCGCCTGATTCCCGAACGGAGTCGCCTGATGAGTCGGATTCAGTTCTTTGGTGATGGGTTCATCATTCCCTTTTTCCTGATTTTCATTGGCTTGCTCGTCGATGTCTCGGTGCTGGCCAGCGGCATGACTGCCTGGATCGTGATGGGGGCGATGTTGGCCACCAACGTGGGAACCAAGTGGATCGCCTCGATGGTAACCCGCAAAATCTATAACTATTCCCATGCCGAGGGTATGGTGATGTTTGGCCTATCTACCTGCGAAGCGGCGGCCACCTTGGCGGCCACCCTGGTGGGCTATGAGCTAGGCATTATTGGAGATGACGTGCTCAACGGGGTGGTGATGATGATTTTTGCCACCTGCATCTTGGGACCGTCGATCGTGGAATACTATGGTCGTCAAGTTGCCCAGCAAGACCATAGCCATAATTTCCAGCCCCGCAACACCCCCCAGCGAATTTTGGTGCCTTTGGCTAACCCGGCCACCTCTGATGCCCTGATTGAGGTCACCGCCCTGCTGCGGGATCACAAGTCCAATGAGGCGATCGTTCCCCTGACTGTTGTCACCACCCAACCTGATGACGATCGCGAAAACGCAGAAAGCAACGTGGCGAAAGCCGAACGGCTCCTGGCCCACGCCGTTGTCCATGCGGCGGAGATGGATCTGACGGTGAATCCAGTCACGCGCATAGCGGCTAACCCCGCCGTCGGGATGGTGGAAGCGGCCCTGGAACGCCGCACCAGCGATATTGTGATTGGCTGGAATGGCAAACAGTCCCCCGAACAGCGCATCTTTGGCGGGGTCATTGATCAGATGCTAGAGCAAACCAGCCAGCAAGTCTGGGTTTGCAAGTTAGACAGCCCCCTCAATACCTATGGGCGGATTACTGTCATCTTGCCACCCCTGATTGACTATATGCCCGGTTTCTATGAAGCAGCCCGCAGTCTCAAGCACTTTGCCACCCAACTTGGGGTCACTCTGAATGTCGTCACCTCAGAGGAAAGCCAACGGCAAATCCGCCAGTGCCTAGAGACAATTCCCCTCAAAATCGAAACGACGTTTACACCAGCAGCCACCTGGCGGGACAGCCTAAAAGATACGGACTTAGTGGTACTCGTCAGTGCCCGCCTCGGCACGATCGCCCATACAGGGCAATTAGAGCAACTGCCCCGGGAACTGGCGGCTTCCCGGGCTAGCTTTCTAGTTCTGTATCCGTCTCAGCGAGAAGCGGTTGTTTATGATGTGCATCCGCCTCAGTCACCCTTAGCCTTGTTTGACCCTCAGCGGGTACAGCTCGGGCTGACCACTTCGTCCTATGAAAAAACGGTGGAGGCCTTGCTGTCCACGGCGATCGCCAAGGACAACCCCAAACATTGGTCAGTGCTGAAAGCCCTGGTGTATGACGATGTGGGCTATGCCAGCGAAATTCTGCCCGGGATGATTATTTCCCATGCTCGGGTACCGAAATTAGATCGTACTCTAATGTTTATGGCCACCCATCCCACGGGAGTCCATCACGAGCAGTCCGCCCAGTCTATTCATGTGGTGGTCCTGTTGCTTAGTCCCAGCAAGGTATCTAGCCAAGACCACCTGGCTCAGCTTGCGGAAATTGCCCGTTATCTAAGCCATGTGACTAATCTTGACCAAGTGATTGCGAGTCAGCAGCCGGAACAACTTCAGAGTTTATTCCAGGTTCGCCGAACTACTGCCATCTAA
- a CDS encoding PD-(D/E)XK nuclease family protein → MRTEESLERIANLLNNAKQLPKHKVAQPTFFEITGYPHLENVSSNVLAFYLQPSNPHQLGGLLLQALCLAANHPIDELDAASATVRTEESTSGNKRIDIVIETNNTMIGIENKIYHELNNDLQVYWRHLSLNAQSRNVMGIVLSLKPMQSPDTTGFQNITYEQLFTQFELSLSTLDQSKRYHLFLLEFIQNIRNLIRGTTMDLDRINFFRNHQQEINNLLSEIDRLKQDMRQRLNQLAETLELERHDSRVTQGYWSPPTAAVMEFLFYTIDINPQCVLQIDIFIDLSGWHMQFWNRRGERQRVQHMMIEQDIPHRVQQKPVWRLVYTGPCPPFEADISELHPWVTEVTNQLI, encoded by the coding sequence ATGCGTACTGAAGAATCATTAGAGCGAATAGCGAACTTGCTAAACAACGCCAAGCAACTTCCTAAACATAAGGTCGCTCAACCAACCTTTTTCGAAATAACAGGATACCCACATCTAGAAAACGTCAGTAGCAACGTTTTAGCATTTTATCTACAACCGAGTAACCCCCATCAATTAGGAGGTCTTCTCCTTCAGGCTCTGTGTCTTGCTGCCAATCATCCCATCGATGAATTGGACGCAGCAAGCGCAACTGTACGCACAGAAGAAAGCACATCTGGAAACAAACGAATTGATATTGTCATTGAAACGAACAATACGATGATTGGCATAGAAAATAAGATATACCACGAGCTTAATAACGATCTTCAGGTCTATTGGCGGCACTTAAGCTTAAATGCACAGAGTCGAAATGTTATGGGAATTGTTTTATCCTTAAAGCCCATGCAATCTCCTGATACAACAGGTTTCCAAAACATCACCTATGAACAGTTATTTACGCAATTCGAGCTGTCCCTATCAACGCTAGATCAATCCAAGCGTTATCATTTATTTCTGCTTGAGTTTATTCAAAACATACGCAATCTAATAAGGGGCACAACAATGGATTTAGATAGGATTAACTTCTTTCGAAACCATCAACAAGAAATCAACAATTTACTGTCAGAAATAGACAGGCTAAAGCAAGATATGCGCCAGCGATTAAACCAATTAGCAGAAACCCTAGAATTGGAGCGTCACGACTCACGAGTCACGCAAGGCTATTGGTCACCACCTACTGCCGCTGTGATGGAGTTCCTGTTTTACACCATCGATATTAACCCTCAGTGCGTTCTTCAAATCGATATATTTATCGACTTATCAGGCTGGCACATGCAGTTTTGGAATCGGCGGGGTGAGAGACAACGGGTGCAACACATGATGATAGAACAAGACATCCCTCACCGTGTTCAACAAAAGCCGGTTTGGAGGCTAGTCTATACCGGCCCTTGCCCGCCTTTCGAGGCGGATATTAGCGAGCTGCACCCATGGGTGACAGAGGTTACAAATCAATTGATATAA
- a CDS encoding ATP-binding protein: MKPFALSIPWATLSTGVVLGVAVFCLDRVESRRFRDQSRQSVLQELNTVRTLLEGQLYSHWVLADALGRQALAESPHPSRSWSALRGQLQQNYPAIEEIVWKPRSTAAEVDSAVPLAPQTESSSSLGRIQLQVPIQLAGPEANTPDVGEVHLIVDLDRLVRDSPLAERVSNLDWALRTPNPTGDTASLLFGKVGVFETAPVTADVRVLQTVWQIAGIPTQGWSQQSPLQPWIRTLGTTLTLGMMLLVARGIRRSQRRFEATVQTILAELEAQEHQYRSMADSTPVILLQLDLQGVPHFANLYSQNFLGYDFPTLEEMPLGKRLASPELQGLMEEAAQSHIVAVSRVVPIHRRNGEQVWVNWHICLLGDRSGNSPGLLCIGYDVSDRQGIKNRLLTLQRLWQRLFELMGDRLMLVNGQGQCCQEDLHESVSLTSLRPKTSLRGRFGAVEAEQITEAVQRAITLHPQESRFCLSSDSGCWLVTVLPFLEDYALVVMQDIQEQQDLSRRLENTQQELEERVRDRAGQLYDTNKRLQQEVVERMQIEEALRLSEEREREKARQLEATLKQLKRTQAQLVQTEKMSSLGQLAAGMAHEINNPVNFIYGNLTPVRNYLSDLLELVHRYQSHYPEPPESITTWQEEIDILFLQEDLFDILQSMKVGVERIQAITNSLKNFARLDEMGMKSVNLHEGIESTLTVLQNRLRGHGKRPDISLVKQYGNIPNVTCYASQINQVLMNVLDNAIDAIQERLKQQPDPPPEIRISTRCLSEDRISIILEDNGTGIPDTVQGEVFNPFFTTKVVGTGTGLGLSIAYQVIHETHGGRINITSQPGQTQFEIQLPHKPIPPHQT, translated from the coding sequence ATGAAACCTTTTGCTTTGTCTATTCCCTGGGCGACTCTCTCAACTGGTGTTGTGTTGGGGGTGGCAGTTTTTTGCCTTGATCGCGTGGAATCCCGTCGCTTCCGAGACCAGAGCCGCCAGTCAGTTCTTCAGGAACTCAACACGGTGCGAACCCTTTTGGAAGGGCAACTCTACAGTCATTGGGTTTTGGCCGATGCCTTGGGTCGCCAGGCTCTAGCTGAGTCGCCCCATCCTTCCCGGTCTTGGTCAGCCTTACGAGGACAACTACAACAAAACTATCCCGCTATTGAAGAAATTGTCTGGAAACCCAGGTCTACTGCTGCTGAGGTAGACTCAGCCGTTCCCTTAGCCCCCCAGACTGAATCCTCCTCGTCCTTAGGGCGGATTCAGTTGCAGGTTCCCATTCAACTGGCGGGCCCGGAGGCCAATACTCCCGACGTGGGAGAGGTTCACCTGATTGTTGATTTAGACCGGTTAGTTAGGGATAGTCCCTTGGCTGAGCGTGTCTCTAATTTGGACTGGGCCCTACGGACTCCCAACCCCACAGGGGACACGGCATCACTCCTGTTTGGTAAGGTTGGGGTGTTTGAGACCGCTCCAGTAACCGCTGACGTGCGGGTGTTGCAGACGGTCTGGCAAATTGCTGGTATTCCCACTCAAGGATGGTCTCAACAATCGCCTCTACAGCCTTGGATTCGTACCCTCGGCACAACCCTGACCCTGGGAATGATGCTATTGGTGGCTAGGGGGATACGCCGCTCTCAACGTCGGTTTGAGGCAACAGTCCAAACCATCTTGGCTGAATTGGAGGCCCAGGAACATCAATACCGTTCCATGGCTGACAGTACCCCAGTGATTCTACTGCAACTGGATTTGCAGGGGGTTCCTCACTTTGCCAATCTCTATAGTCAGAATTTTTTGGGCTATGATTTCCCGACCTTGGAAGAAATGCCCCTGGGGAAACGGTTGGCTAGTCCAGAATTGCAGGGGTTGATGGAGGAGGCGGCCCAGAGTCATATCGTGGCGGTGTCGCGGGTAGTCCCGATTCACCGCCGCAATGGGGAACAGGTTTGGGTGAATTGGCATATCTGTTTATTGGGGGATCGTTCAGGTAATTCTCCTGGGTTACTCTGTATTGGTTATGATGTGAGCGATCGCCAAGGAATTAAGAACCGTTTGCTGACCCTACAGCGCCTGTGGCAGCGACTCTTTGAGCTGATGGGCGATCGCCTAATGTTGGTGAATGGTCAGGGCCAGTGTTGTCAGGAGGATCTCCATGAATCTGTCTCCCTGACGTCCTTAAGACCCAAGACAAGTCTGAGGGGGAGGTTTGGGGCCGTCGAGGCAGAACAGATTACAGAGGCCGTACAGCGGGCTATAACCCTCCACCCCCAAGAGAGCCGTTTTTGCTTGAGTTCGGATTCGGGGTGTTGGTTGGTGACGGTGTTGCCCTTCCTAGAGGATTATGCCCTAGTGGTGATGCAGGATATTCAGGAGCAACAGGACCTCAGCCGTCGCCTAGAAAACACGCAACAGGAGTTAGAAGAGCGAGTGCGCGATCGCGCGGGGCAACTGTATGACACCAATAAACGACTTCAACAGGAAGTGGTGGAGCGGATGCAAATTGAGGAAGCCTTGCGCTTAAGTGAGGAACGAGAACGGGAGAAAGCTAGGCAACTCGAAGCAACTCTCAAACAACTCAAACGCACTCAGGCTCAATTGGTGCAGACGGAGAAGATGTCTAGTTTAGGACAGTTAGCGGCGGGCATGGCCCATGAGATTAACAACCCCGTCAATTTTATTTATGGCAACCTTACCCCAGTCCGTAACTATCTTAGCGACCTCCTAGAATTGGTTCATCGTTATCAAAGCCATTATCCTGAACCTCCTGAGTCAATAACTACTTGGCAGGAAGAGATTGATATTTTATTTCTTCAAGAGGATTTATTTGATATTCTTCAGTCGATGAAGGTCGGGGTTGAGCGGATTCAGGCTATTACTAACTCCCTAAAAAACTTTGCCCGCCTCGATGAGATGGGGATGAAATCAGTCAATCTTCATGAGGGGATAGAGAGTACCTTAACGGTCTTACAGAATCGCCTTAGAGGTCACGGAAAACGACCGGACATTTCCCTAGTTAAACAATATGGGAACATTCCCAATGTGACCTGTTATGCGAGTCAGATTAACCAGGTTTTGATGAATGTCTTGGACAATGCGATCGATGCCATTCAGGAGCGTCTTAAACAACAACCCGACCCCCCACCTGAAATCCGTATTTCCACCCGCTGTCTCAGCGAAGATAGGATATCCATTATTCTAGAAGACAATGGAACCGGGATTCCTGATACAGTTCAAGGGGAAGTCTTTAATCCATTTTTTACAACTAAAGTTGTAGGAACAGGAACGGGACTTGGGTTATCGATTGCCTATCAAGTCATTCATGAAACCCACGGAGGACGAATTAATATTACCTCTCAACCCGGACAGACTCAATTTGAAATTCAACTCCCCCATAAACCCATCCCTCCCCATCAAACATAA
- a CDS encoding site-2 protease family protein → MAWGYARARPYGKIGLLSWLQSVSVTAPWLVFFGLLAAGIYINLALELLVIVLSIIVYIALGRQLRRAAQDPQERANLQNRLENTLKTDQHSESQPSPFRPGETDSDGATESDSDGDLSSPSESTSTGEASRPVASGTGLSGKPDLRKPALEFPAIPDEDLRQIQTIFAIDTFFCTETIPYQSGAIFKGNLRGEPEYAYEILASRLEGVTGDRYRLFLVPDPEGKPVVVVLPREKDPQPLTQGQQLLALGLCLATVVTSLETAGIFLGFDLFSDFSRWSETLPLALGIWAILLIHELGHRVMASRYGVRLSPPFFLPTWQVGSFGAITRFESLMPNRSVLFDVSIAGPLAGGLFSFALLLLGLGWSNAESLFQIPTEFFRGSVLVAVVAKGLLGQTLNQALVAVHPLVVLGWLGLVINAINLMPAGQLDGGRAVQAIYGRKIAGRTTIATLVVLAIATFANPLALYWAIIILVVQRDLERPSLNEIREPNDVRALMSLLSLLMMLLTLLPLTPSLALRLGIGG, encoded by the coding sequence TTGGCATGGGGTTATGCCCGTGCCCGTCCCTACGGCAAAATTGGTTTGTTATCGTGGTTGCAGTCCGTGTCCGTGACGGCCCCCTGGCTGGTCTTTTTTGGCCTCTTGGCAGCCGGAATTTATATTAATCTGGCCTTGGAATTGTTGGTAATCGTCCTGTCGATTATTGTTTATATCGCCTTGGGGCGCCAACTGCGCCGGGCGGCCCAAGACCCACAAGAACGGGCCAACTTACAGAATCGTTTAGAGAATACCTTGAAGACAGACCAACACTCTGAGTCTCAGCCGTCTCCATTTCGCCCAGGTGAGACCGATTCAGATGGGGCAACGGAGTCTGACTCTGATGGAGACCTCTCCTCTCCATCGGAGTCAACTTCGACGGGAGAGGCTTCACGGCCCGTCGCTTCGGGGACTGGGTTATCTGGGAAGCCAGATTTACGTAAGCCGGCCCTGGAGTTTCCGGCGATTCCTGATGAGGATTTACGCCAGATTCAAACTATTTTTGCTATTGATACATTTTTTTGTACGGAGACGATCCCGTATCAGTCTGGCGCGATTTTTAAGGGCAATTTGCGGGGAGAGCCTGAATACGCTTATGAGATTCTCGCCTCTCGCTTGGAGGGGGTGACGGGCGATCGCTATCGTTTGTTTTTGGTCCCGGATCCGGAAGGGAAGCCGGTAGTGGTGGTGTTACCTCGGGAGAAAGACCCTCAACCCCTGACTCAAGGGCAACAACTTCTGGCCCTAGGACTCTGTCTGGCGACGGTGGTTACCTCCTTGGAAACGGCTGGTATTTTTTTAGGTTTTGATTTATTCAGTGATTTTAGCCGCTGGTCAGAAACGTTACCCTTAGCCTTGGGGATTTGGGCCATTCTGTTGATTCACGAACTGGGCCATCGAGTTATGGCAAGTCGCTATGGGGTGCGTTTATCACCGCCGTTTTTTCTACCCACCTGGCAGGTTGGCTCCTTTGGGGCGATTACTCGTTTTGAGTCTCTGATGCCGAATCGTTCGGTGTTGTTTGATGTCTCTATTGCTGGACCCCTGGCTGGGGGGCTATTCTCGTTCGCCCTGTTGCTGCTGGGGTTAGGGTGGTCCAATGCCGAGAGTCTGTTTCAGATTCCCACGGAGTTTTTCCGAGGTTCGGTGTTGGTGGCGGTGGTGGCGAAAGGCTTGTTGGGGCAAACTCTCAATCAGGCCTTGGTTGCGGTTCATCCTCTGGTGGTCTTGGGTTGGTTGGGATTGGTTATCAATGCCATTAATTTAATGCCGGCGGGCCAGTTAGATGGGGGTCGGGCCGTGCAAGCCATTTATGGACGCAAAATTGCTGGACGGACGACTATTGCAACCTTAGTGGTGTTGGCGATCGCCACCTTTGCTAATCCCTTAGCTCTCTATTGGGCCATCATTATTTTGGTTGTCCAGCGAGATTTAGAACGTCCCAGTTTGAATGAAATCCGGGAACCCAATGACGTGCGGGCTCTGATGAGTTTGCTGTCCCTGTTGATGATGCTATTAACCCTTTTACCCCTAACGCCAAGTTTAGCCTTACGGTTGGGAATTGGTGGCTAG